The uncultured Desulfatiglans sp. DNA window GTGCGGCTCAGCGGCGGATTTGAGATTGAAAAGCAGACCCATGTTGGGTATAAATATCCATCATATCATACAGGCTTTTTCGGATGATCCAGTCGCTGGTGTGCAGGTTCGTCTGCGGAAAGACCCGCAGGGCCCGTGGTTTTCTAGGTTCGATGCTCTTAGAGCGGGCTTGGCCGAAGCGCTTCCCGAGGTCGCACGGCGGAGCGGCCGAAGGCTGCCGAGAAAAACCACCGCTCTTTATCGGGAACCGGTCTCTCTCATTAGAGCCTGGTTTTGTGAATGCGCGGCCTCAGCTTTGAGCTCGAGACCAAAGCTCTCGATGAAAGCCGAACAGGACAGCCGAAATCGTTTCTGACGGAAAAAGAAAAACGTTTTCATATGTTTGCTCCCGCCCACGCCATCCCGCCCCGGCGGGTTCTGCGTCGTGGTGGAAGAGTCCGTGGTCCATGCGGATGCCGTTGAGAGAATGCGCCCGTTCATTGCCGCGCCCGCCGCAGATCGAGGGCAGAGATGCCGGAAACCCGATCGGCTGCGGCGGCTGCCTGCACCTGTCTCTATCAGACGGGAGGCATGGCTTGACAAGATGCAGTATAGCATCAGTCCGCATCCGAAGTCATCTATACCCCCCATGGGAACCTATGCCGATCATGGAGCAGCCGACGTATCAAGAATTGATCGAGCGAGTCCGGGAGCTCGAGAAGGAGCTGGCGGACCTGCACCACACGCAGGATGAGCTGCGCCGCACGGAAAAGCGGTACAGGACCTTCTTGGAGTTTGTTCCTTATGCGGTGGCGCTCCTTACACTGGATGGCCGGGTGACCTTCGTCAATTCGGCTTTCACCGAGATCTTCGGTTGGACGCCGGATGAGTTGATCGGGCAAAGAATTCCCTATATCCCACAGGGTCTGGTGGGCGAGACGCAGGAATATCTCGGGCGGCTCATGTTGGTTGGCAGAATATGCTGTCGGGAAGGGGCCGTATTTTTCACAAACGCTTGACTAGAGGGGGTCGGATGTCGAATTATTCTGGCTTTG harbors:
- a CDS encoding hypothetical protein (Evidence 5 : Unknown function) yields the protein MPIMEQPTYQELIERVRELEKELADLHHTQDELRRTEKRYRTFLEFVPYAVALLTLDGRVTFVNSAFTEIFGWTPDELIGQRIPYIPQGLVGETQEYLGRLMLVGRICCREGAVFFTNA